Below is a genomic region from Erigeron canadensis isolate Cc75 chromosome 7, C_canadensis_v1, whole genome shotgun sequence.
caatCGGGAGATCTGGTAAGATTGTTAGTGGGCCCCGCCATTTGTAAGTTTcttttcttcagacttcagtcttcgacttcagtgagaatgtctTCAGTGGGATGATCTTTACtagagtgaagtccagtgaattaatctggtggaatccagattcctgtacaagtaaatagTTCACTGGCCTTCTCATAatttctagacaaatcttcagagggctccagtcttcaagtctggagcgagtccagtaaactAGTCCTAACAATATTACATAAagtaaactaatatatatgtagctatatttgtttaaaaaaaaaaagaaactagaCAATACAAAGtagattttttcttttgaaaatcgAATATACAAACAAACTATAAAATTAGTATTTTTATGGGTAGATGTAGTTTACAAAGACCGGGGGTAACTGTTCCAACGGTCTAAGATTTTTgggtatatatttattatttgatgtttaaaactatttataaaaatccaaaaatttattaaattagatttgtataaacacaaaataaatatatgtataattgttatttgtctttttattttttagatgaTTCTCTTTGTCccattaaattaataaacttttaaattttcaaagtcaaactttaatatgaattttgaccataaatattccTGTCTGtgaatataatatttgatgaaagttatataaattgattgtgttttaaatgTGTAACTTTTATACAGagtttaacaaatatgaaaatatttatggccAAAGTTGAtaaatttgactttgaatttttaaaaatagacaAGTTAGTGGAATGGATAGAGTAATATATTTTATGCAGAAGATAAATGAAGATTGtggatatatagattgatataggGAAACTTGAGAGGTTTTGACTTAAAATTTTGATGTAAGCAAAATGTTCCTAATTCAAACTTATTGTTGAGCAAGTTTTTCGTTcaaaagaaatatttttaaaaaaattaaataatataaagaatGTTATAATTAGGAGGAATTGAGCAGGAAATATGAAATATCTCAATAAAAACATCTTCAATGGTCAAaactattatttattaaaaactagctacaaaaatagtcttttaaatacttataataacAAAACCAAGAAAAGAGGGTGTTTAATTCTTTCAAGAACTTAAAGTTTTTTAAGCTATTGATAGAAAATTTTCACTTCAATGATAAATTGTTTATAAAGCTTTTAAAGCTTTATAAAAACTCTACTGAAGATGCTATAATAATATATCAGTAAAGTATATACATGATACATGTGTATATTGTGACAGCTATAACCTATAATTAATGTTAGTGGTGGAGAGTTTTTAGCATGTCCAATTCATAGACTAACAACTTTGTCCATAGAAAACCTCAAATTTGCTTTGTTCCTTATTCATGAACATGTGAATCACGTTTTCACGTACTCTACATTTTATGACAAATTACAAATTATCGATgtttaacaaattatcaaatCAATGAGACAAATTACAAATTATCAAATCAATCATTGTACGTTTAACAAATATTGTAGTAACTAATTAACATTTTGGATGACATGATGTTGACGCGTGAAATAGATGAATCATTTCGACGAGTAAATAGGCCAGGGTTTATCGACGTTGACTGGAAGATGATTAAGATCCCTGAGGCCTGTATTTGATCACTATATATACAAGCTACATGTTAAATGttattatatgattatttacACACAGTAAATTAAAGGAAGAAAACATATCAATATGGAATTTATGTCACACTTTCTACCATCTTTAATGCTCCTACTATTTGTGATAACCTATAGttacaaaataaagaaaagaaacaacacaaaaaaaagtttcaaactacAAGCTCCAGAACCAAAAGGGAGATTGCCTATTATAGGACATCTTCATTTTCTAAGAGGTAAAGTACCTTTAGGTAGAATACTTGGAAAGTTAGCAGATGACTACGGGCCGGTTTACTCTCTACGGCTCGGTAGTCGTCGAGCATTGGTCGTGAGTAGTTGGCAGATGGTGAAAGACTGTTTCACGACCAATGACAAAAACTTTTCAACTAGACCAAATTTGGCAATTAGCCGGCACATGGTCTATGACAATGCTGGTTTCGCGCTTGCCCCATATGGGCAGTACTGGCGCGAAATCAGAAAGTTGGTCACCTCAGAACTATTTACGAGCCAGTGTGTTGAAAAGTTCATGAAGGTTCGTGACTTAGAAGTGAAGAACTCGATTAATGAGCTCTTTTTGATGTGCACAAGAAATGAAAAACGAACATCTGTAGTCAAGATGGACAATTGGTTTGAGCACATAACTTTCAATATACTTATAAGAATCTTAGTTGGGAAAAGATTTTATAATGGTTACAGCAATGATGAAAGTAACCACGAAGAGTCGCGTATAAAGGAAGCTGTAAAGAAAGGGTTGTATATTAGTGGTGTTTTTGTTGTGTCTGATTTCTTTCCTAATTTGGAATGGATGGACATTGGTGGGCATGTGCAAGCTATGAAGCAAGTTGCGAAAGATGTAGATGGCGTCGTTGAAAAGTGGCTTGACGAGCATATTGAGCAGAGGAAAGAGTCTGATTGCAGTAATAAAGAAGTCGATTTCATGAATGTGATGCTAAAAAACTTGCCAAAAGATGTCAAAATGAATGGACGCGACAGAGAAACCATCATCAAGGCAACAACAATGGTTGGTACCAAAGTTTTGTTATTTCAGTTTCAAGATTTAACCAATTTATACACAAATTGTTCTTTACTAACTCTAACAATGATCTATGTATGAATTTCGTAGATGCTTATGTTGACGGGTTCAGAAAGCACTGCTTTAACAATGACATGGGCAATCTCTTTACTATTGAATAATCCTGACATCCTGAAAGCGGCCCATAAGGAGCTTGACATCCATGTAGGCAGAGAGAAATGGGTGGAAGAATCGGATATAAAAAATCTGAAATATCTACAAGCCATAGTAAAGGAAACACTCAGATTATACCCACCAGGTCCCCTGGCAGGACCTC
It encodes:
- the LOC122607368 gene encoding dimethylnonatriene synthase-like produces the protein MEFMSHFLPSLMLLLFVITYSYKIKKRNNTKKSFKLQAPEPKGRLPIIGHLHFLRGKVPLGRILGKLADDYGPVYSLRLGSRRALVVSSWQMVKDCFTTNDKNFSTRPNLAISRHMVYDNAGFALAPYGQYWREIRKLVTSELFTSQCVEKFMKVRDLEVKNSINELFLMCTRNEKRTSVVKMDNWFEHITFNILIRILVGKRFYNGYSNDESNHEESRIKEAVKKGLYISGVFVVSDFFPNLEWMDIGGHVQAMKQVAKDVDGVVEKWLDEHIEQRKESDCSNKEVDFMNVMLKNLPKDVKMNGRDRETIIKATTMMLMLTGSESTALTMTWAISLLLNNPDILKAAHKELDIHVGREKWVEESDIKNLKYLQAIVKETLRLYPPGPLAGPHEAIEDCYVRGYHVPKGTRLIVNVWKLHRDPQVWSDPNEFKPERFLEQHMEVNYQGQNFEYIPFSTGRRMCPATTFALHVVHLTLARLLQGFHLSTPMGKPVDMTEGLGVALPKVKPLEVTITPRLSPELYQTYEIEHSEVQQEAISCVRI